In Janibacter alkaliphilus, the following proteins share a genomic window:
- a CDS encoding FAD-dependent oxidoreductase yields the protein MSSTTELHRGPRVVVVGGGECGARVAHELATGGWPGSIVLLGEEDRPTYERPPLSKAMLVDPDPQPVEPYRDGRLDLPGLTVRPGVQVTAVDTAAGTVTLADGETVGYDRLVLATGARPRRLADLPTEVPVLRTLDDATALREALEAARGTGGRLLVIGAGLIGLEVAASARTLGVEVTVVEAAERALSRAVPEPVAETVLARHRAEGVDLRLATTVSSLERSGGRWRAALSAGTEVAADVVVQAVGALPETTLAEQAGLEVDDGIVVDAQLRTSAPGVWAAGDCCRATVPVAGRAVRLESWRMAHDQAVAVAASLLAGLLAAGASTGTDASAGTGGSPGADGTAGGGAEPAGLQAVPWFWSDQYDLTLQVSGLADLAERWVTRPRPDGTEVLLGLASDGRLVCAAGVGRAQVAKDVRMAERLIAAGAHPDPDALADPALPLRSLLT from the coding sequence GTGTCGAGCACGACTGAGCTGCACCGCGGCCCGCGCGTCGTCGTCGTCGGTGGCGGCGAGTGCGGCGCCCGGGTCGCGCACGAGCTGGCGACCGGCGGGTGGCCAGGGTCGATCGTGCTGCTCGGCGAGGAGGACCGGCCGACGTACGAGCGGCCGCCGCTGTCGAAGGCCATGCTCGTGGACCCTGACCCGCAGCCGGTCGAGCCCTACCGCGACGGGCGGCTGGACCTGCCCGGGCTGACCGTGCGGCCCGGGGTGCAGGTGACCGCGGTGGACACGGCCGCTGGGACCGTGACCCTCGCCGACGGCGAGACCGTCGGCTACGACCGACTGGTGCTGGCCACCGGGGCGCGTCCGCGTCGGCTGGCGGACCTGCCCACCGAGGTGCCGGTGCTGCGCACCCTCGACGACGCCACCGCGCTGCGCGAAGCGCTGGAGGCGGCCCGAGGCACGGGCGGACGGCTGCTCGTCATCGGGGCCGGGCTGATCGGTCTCGAGGTGGCCGCCAGCGCGCGGACCCTGGGGGTCGAGGTCACCGTCGTCGAGGCCGCGGAGCGGGCGCTCTCCCGGGCGGTCCCCGAACCGGTCGCCGAGACGGTGCTGGCCCGCCACCGCGCCGAAGGGGTGGACCTGCGCCTGGCCACGACGGTCAGCTCGCTGGAGCGCTCCGGAGGTCGCTGGCGGGCTGCCCTGTCCGCCGGGACCGAGGTGGCGGCCGACGTCGTGGTGCAGGCGGTCGGCGCCCTCCCGGAGACCACGCTCGCCGAGCAGGCCGGGCTGGAGGTCGACGACGGCATCGTCGTGGACGCGCAGCTGCGCACCAGCGCCCCCGGGGTCTGGGCGGCCGGGGACTGCTGCCGGGCCACGGTGCCGGTGGCCGGGCGAGCGGTGCGGCTGGAGTCGTGGCGGATGGCCCACGACCAGGCGGTCGCCGTGGCGGCGTCGCTGCTGGCCGGTCTGCTCGCGGCCGGCGCCTCGACGGGCACGGACGCCTCGGCGGGCACCGGTGGCTCGCCGGGCGCGGACGGCACGGCGGGAGGCGGTGCGGAGCCGGCCGGTCTGCAGGCGGTGCCGTGGTTCTGGTCCGACCAGTACGACCTGACCCTGCAGGTCTCCGGTCTCGCCGACCTCGCCGAGCGCTGGGTGACCCGGCCCCGCCCGGACGGCACCGAGGTGCTGCTGGGTCTCGCGTCCGACGGTCGGCTGGTGTGCGCCGCAGGAGTCGGCCGGGCCCAGGTCGCCAAGGACGTGCGGATGGCCGAACGACTCATCGCCGCCGGCGCCCACCCGGACCCCGACGCCCTGGCCGACCCCGCCCTCCCCCTTCGCTCCCTCCTGACCTGA
- a CDS encoding alpha/beta hydrolase — protein MPTIPPIDIETHGHAGLLLGSMWEPPTAPTWMAVLVHGYGEHIGRYQWVADRLTHDGAVVYGHDHVGHGRSVGERVIVEDFELLVDDLDLLVRRAHEEHPDLPLVLVGHSMGGLIAARYTQRHPDLLTATVLSGPVLGRWPQITDLLQHEEIPDVPISPSSLSRDEDVGEAYARDELVWHGPLQRPTIEAFAAELTTVNEGGRLTVPTLWMHGEDDRLVPIDGSRYGWEQIAASDGRAISYPEARHEIFHETNRDEVLDDLLAFVHEHV, from the coding sequence ATGCCGACGATCCCGCCCATCGACATCGAGACCCACGGGCACGCCGGGCTGCTGCTCGGGTCGATGTGGGAGCCGCCGACCGCGCCGACCTGGATGGCCGTGCTCGTGCACGGCTACGGCGAGCACATCGGCCGCTACCAGTGGGTGGCCGACCGGCTCACCCACGACGGCGCGGTGGTCTACGGGCACGACCACGTCGGGCACGGGCGCAGCGTCGGCGAGCGGGTGATCGTCGAGGACTTCGAGCTGCTCGTCGACGACCTCGACCTGCTGGTCCGCCGCGCGCACGAGGAGCACCCGGACCTGCCGCTGGTGCTCGTCGGGCACTCGATGGGCGGGCTGATCGCCGCGCGCTACACCCAGCGGCACCCGGACCTGCTCACCGCGACCGTGCTCTCCGGTCCGGTGCTGGGCCGATGGCCGCAGATCACCGACCTGCTGCAGCACGAGGAGATCCCCGACGTGCCGATCTCGCCGAGCTCGCTGAGCCGCGACGAGGACGTCGGCGAGGCCTACGCCCGGGACGAGCTCGTCTGGCACGGACCGCTGCAGCGTCCCACGATCGAGGCCTTCGCCGCCGAGCTGACGACGGTCAACGAGGGCGGACGGCTGACCGTGCCGACGCTGTGGATGCACGGCGAGGACGACCGGCTCGTGCCGATCGACGGCTCTCGCTACGGCTGGGAGCAGATCGCCGCCAGCGACGGACGCGCGATCAGCTATCCCGAGGCCCGGCACGAGATCTTCCACGAGACCAACCGGGACGAGGTGCTCGACGACCTGCTCGCCTTCGTCCACGAGCACGTGTAG